Part of the Vibrio sp. SCSIO 43137 genome, AAGCAGATCATCAACCTGAGTGGCGACGGGTCGCACTTCCAGTTCAGGATCAAGCAAGCCGGTAGGCCGCACAACCTGATCGGCTACATCACCATCGGATTTTTCCAGTTCATAATTACCCGGCGTGGCGGAAACAAAAATAGTTTGCGGTGAAATGGTTTCAAACTCTTCAAACTTCAGAGGGCGGTTGTCCAGTGCTGAAGGCAGACGGAAGCCAAACTCTACCAGCGTCTCCTTACGGGATCGGTCACCTTTATACATGGCACCAATCTGTGAAACCGTTACGTGGGATTCATCAATAATCAGCAAACCATCAGCAGGAAGATAATCAAACAGAGTCGGTGGCGGCTCACCCTCGGCTCTTCCGCTCAGATATCGGGAGTAGTTTTCTATACCGGAGCAGAAGCCCAGTTCGTTCATCATCTCTATATCAAACTGGGTTCTCTGAGAGATTCGCTGCTCTTCCAGTAATTTATTGTTTTCCAGAAGATAGGTCTGACGCTGTTTTAACTCGGCTTTGATATTTTCCACAGCATCGAGAATTCTTTCCCTTGGAGTCACATAGTGAGTTTTAGGATAAATGGTAAAACGAGGCAGATCGCGCTGAATGATGGCTCCCGTCAGAGGGTCAAACAAGCTGATACACTCTATTTCATCATCGAACAGCTCAAGACGTACTGCCTGTTGATCGGATTCTGCCGGGAAGATATCAATCACCTCTCCCCTGACACGAAACTGCCCCCGTTCAAACGCCACTTCGTTGCGGCTATATTGCAACTCCGCCAGCCTTCGTAAAATATCCCTTTGATCAATAATGTCGCCGCGGCAAACATGTAACATCATTTTTAAGTAAGAGTCCGGGTCACCCAGACCGTAAATAGCGGATACAGAAGCAACGATAATGGCATCCTTACGTTCCAGCAAGGCTTTGGTGGCCGACAGACGCATCTGTTCAATATGGGCGTTTACTGAGGCATCCTTTTCAATAAAGGTATCTGTCGTCGGAACATAGGCTTCGGGCTGATAGTAATCATAGTAAGAAACAAAATACTCCACAGAATTGTTTGGAAAGAAGCTCTTCATCTCTCCGTATAGCTGTGCCGCCAGTGTCTTGTTTGGAGCCAGCAATATTGCTGGGCGGTTTGACTCAGCAATCACGTTGGCCAGCGTAAAGGTTTTACCTGAACCGGTAACCCCTAGCAGGGTCTGATGTGCCAGTCCTGATTCAAGACCATCCAATAGCTGTTTTATCGCTGTTGGCTGATCACCCGAAGGTTTATAATCTGAAACCAGTTCAAATACTTTACTCATTACGTTCCTACTCTAATCTACGCCAGCCATTTAAGCCGAAGACAATTACAAAAGCCAATATCTGTATAAAAATACAGTATAGTGTATCGTTTTGAAAGACTCTCTATAGCTATGAAAAATATTCTTTTTAGATCCAATTTGAATATATCTGGCTATAGCAAAAAAACGTTAAATTTAAGCTGGTATCTGTGTTTAAATTTTGCTAAACTCTCAGGCCCTTCAGCCTTTCAACGCTGATTTTTCTATCAATTTAATCCACCTGTTTTCCCCAGAATTTTGCTATTTCAGTCGTTTTTTTGTTCTGAACAAAAGTTAATCACAACTCTGCCTTTTTTACTGAATTAAAAAAACCTTATTTTACATAGTGTTAAATTCACCAACTTTAAAGCATAAGCTCTAATAAAAATCCGTTATTTGTTGTTAAAGTTTAATCAACACACTTATCCACAAATTTGGTGGATAACTAAGTCAAGCCTTTTGCTTGTGCGGGATACAGGAAAATCAATCTTTTTTTTATTAATTTATTTGTGTTTTCTTACCCTTAGAGTATTGACAGAAACTTTGCTGCTGGCTAAGATGCGCTCCTATTCGATTCCCCCTTAGTTCAGTTGGTAGAACGGCGGACTGTTAATCCGTATGTCGCAGGTTCGAGTCCCGCAGGGGGAGCCATATTAAGAGAAAGCCGCAGCATTTGTTGCGGCTTTTTCGTATCTGCTATTTTGACAAACAGAATGTCGCAGCCGGATGGCCGGCCCGTTCGGGTCCCGCAGGGGGAGCCATATTTAGTAAAGAAGCCATCTCGCAAGAGGTGGCTTTTTTCGTTCTAAGCGAATGGTTTATTCAAAACCAATGTCGCAGCAGGAAGGCCTGCCCGTTCGGGTCCCGCAGGGGGAGCCATATTTAGTAAAAGAGCCATC contains:
- the uvrB gene encoding excinuclease ABC subunit UvrB, whose protein sequence is MSKVFELVSDYKPSGDQPTAIKQLLDGLESGLAHQTLLGVTGSGKTFTLANVIAESNRPAILLAPNKTLAAQLYGEMKSFFPNNSVEYFVSYYDYYQPEAYVPTTDTFIEKDASVNAHIEQMRLSATKALLERKDAIIVASVSAIYGLGDPDSYLKMMLHVCRGDIIDQRDILRRLAELQYSRNEVAFERGQFRVRGEVIDIFPAESDQQAVRLELFDDEIECISLFDPLTGAIIQRDLPRFTIYPKTHYVTPRERILDAVENIKAELKQRQTYLLENNKLLEEQRISQRTQFDIEMMNELGFCSGIENYSRYLSGRAEGEPPPTLFDYLPADGLLIIDESHVTVSQIGAMYKGDRSRKETLVEFGFRLPSALDNRPLKFEEFETISPQTIFVSATPGNYELEKSDGDVADQVVRPTGLLDPELEVRPVATQVDDLLSEIRQRAEKDERVLVTTLTKRMAEDLTEYLHEHGVRVRYLHSDIDTVERVEIIRDLRLGEFDALVGINLLREGLDMPEVSLVAILDADKEGFLRSERSLIQTIGRAARNLKGKAILYADSVTKSMKKAMDETNRRREKQQAYNQENGLVPKALSRNVKDIMEIGDIAKTRSKKASKQVPLSKVAEPSKSYVALSPQQLEKEIQKLESEMYQHAQNLEFELAAEKRDKIDKLRQQFIANS